aaatatataataatgttGGCGATTAGAATTAAAAACACATAAtaatgtttaaattaaaatcagaTGCTATTCTTATTTAGGCACTATAATATACGTGTATTATGATTTCATAAGATCAATCAAAtctgtaatttttaattttctttattttttttaaaaaaaactaataatTATTGTTCTTTGTGatattcaaatttgataagaAAAAGCAAGAAGAAAACAATGAAAATGGCTTATAGAGGGAAGTGTTGAACACTTTTTCCTTAAGAAGAATTTGCCCCTCACAATATGCTTAAGGTTTGTGGCAATCTTCtcccaagatacaactacaAGATATCCAAGTTCTATCACAATGAAATGAATGAACTCTCTCTTGTTGAAAAATGAAGAAGAACAATATACAAAATGAGTATGTTATATGTTTATGTGTTTTTGATTTTcaataaatcaattatttaatatttttcatgtgaaAAGACATGATATTTCATTCAAAGTgatattatttcatttttttaggtCTTTCGTGGTTGACTCTAATGAAAAATTGATATCTTTTGGCCATTCTAAATTACCACAATAATCAAACAatgccaaaaaaataaaaaaacatcagAAAATTCGAAGGGACACGAATATGGACGCTTCGTGCGCTGCCCCTTCATGTTGCTGATGCAACGTATGCTGGTGATAATTAATGATTGTAGTAAATTTATGGAATTATAACCAAAATATATTGAATGCGTATCTTTAAATATTGCATTTATTATTTATCAGTAAAAATATCGAATGCATATCTTTATTGGGTGGTTAACCAATAATTACCACGTGTGTGAGTTtattaaactttaaaaaaaaattgcttttattttttgttcCTCAATTTTTGTAGCTATATGGttgtggtattttatgtttgtcataattaaattttagtcttttatttttttaaataattttggttgtttgttttgtaattttaatttatttatgagaATACTTATATGATACTGAATATGTCAACGCTATATAAATATTATGTCTGTGTCACATACGTGAGACGGAAAAGTAAGTGAAATTACgaacaacaaaaaaaatttggacTAGAACCAAAATGGCAAAATGTAACCATGTAAATGATCTAAAATGAAATTTTCCGGAGAAAAGATGAATAGAATTCAACATATTATAAGCATAGATGAGACACAAgtgctaattaaattatttacaaGTTGGATGCATGGAGACATTTTTGCCTAAgtattgcattaattaattaaagctgAAAACAAGATCATGTTCTCtatattaaataatctcgaAACTTCGAGTACAAAAAATTGGAGTGGGACAGCttttttgatatattttggttatttttattaataattaatagacACTCACTCTAATTAATTGATGCAGCAGTATTTATCTGATAAAATAGCAGatatttttaattgaaaaatccATCGTATAAAACAATAGTTTTAATTGAAAAAGTGCTGAGGGTAGATCTCactgtgaaacggtctcacgaatctttatttgtgagacgggttaaccctactgatattcacaataaaaagtaatactcttagcataaaaagtaatattttttcatgaatgacccaaataagatattcgtctcacaaaatatgacctgtGATaatgtctcacacaaatttttgcctatatatattatatatatatatatattattttgggacttcccaattttatttcaaaattttctagattttttttCGAGATTCCTTTAAACATTTGATAGGTTAAATTAAGCAAAACGTGACAAGATGTCATCTACAATTTTCAAGTCCccgtaaaaaaataatttggaaTATAAATAATCGGAAACAATTTAttcaaatttgtttttttgttttttgttttttaaaaaagagaGTGTTCGGGATTCGGATCGAAATATTGTGTGCGGGAATGAAAgaaaaaatcaatataaaaaaataaatttacatttataattttcttgtatTGGTACGAATCGAAATTAAATATTCTAATAATGGAAAAGCatttaattatcaataaataattaatgaattattggttgaattaattaatgagaaaataaataatttgactGTAGTGTGGCCACTGACATTATTAATTATATGGGAAATTGTAAGTTGACAAATGCAGTTGAAAGGAAATAGCCCATTGGGGAATTCAATTCGTAAGATGCtagagtaggttttttgtgagacgatctcacgaatttttatctttgagatgagtcaaccctaccgatattcacaataaaaagtaataatcttagcataaaagataatattttttaatagatgacccaaataagagatctgtctcacaaaatacggtccgtgagaccgtctcacataactTTTTgtcaataaattataaatatatcaaataagTTATCTGTAAAATGATTTAAgagtattttcaaaaattaaaatgctaaaatatgatataattatcgGTATCTcatctattttttaaaattttaagatatattttaaaaaagtttatctgagtttttgaaattttaaattattatatcacTTATTATATTCAATttagttaatttaataaaataatatcaaatttttATAATGTTAAATCACAAATCACTTTGTTAATAAcgtaattattttttttggaaagGTTATTTAcgtaatttaaaaaatatacacGTCATGCAAGTAGTGGCAAAAGGGTTAATacaaaaaaggaaaaggaaaatagaaatcaggCCTTTATATAAATACGCATAGGCTTATGAAGATAAGTTCAGGTGTGTCAATAGACAGAGACACGGAGAGGAAGCACGGAGCGAGCGAGACAGGGTTTCTGGTTGCTTTGATCCTAGCCATTGAACCTTCCGGTCGCTTCATCTCCGACCGTCGGCTGTTCGGATTTTCCCTGCATTGAGTTTCTATGGGCTGCCTTCTCCGGTTGTAACTGGGAAGTAATCGCAAGAATTCTTCAGATCTGTTGTTCCGGTGAGTTGATTTCACCATTTCACgttatattttgtgttttttttatttatttagttgtgTAATGGCGAGCATTTTTTTTGTCTCGGCAAGTTTTCTTGATGCTATTAAGTTTTGCGTTGTTGTTAAGATGTGAGTGAGACGAGTGTATTTAATGCAATGAGTGATGTGCGGAGTGTGAATTTGTTCTTAATTAGTCGATTTCGTGTCTATTGCGTGGATCAGCTCATTTGCGGTTTTTGTTGAAAAGAATTTATTGTTGCCTAGAATTTATTTTCACGTGATGTTAAATAGTTGAGCAGTTGGTGTTTCCTTGCTCAAGAATGTGTTTGATGTTGATTTTCTTGGAAAAGGTAATTCAAGAAATCTGTGTAATCAATGTTTTGATTTTGTTGTTCTTGTGGGTTTTTTTTTCTGGAATTAACCACAGGGTTTGGTGAATCAGCTGTTTGCAAGAAATCCTGAATGATTGATGAagctttttttctttcttttttaagggcggttttttaaaaaattaatttttctcttttttactCGATTTGATTTTCTTATTTCTCCATTCCAGGTTTTGATCAAAGGCTGGATTGGAATTGTCACAGCTCTCCCAATGGAGTGATCGAGTAAATCTTTGTCTCAGTTGCAGAATTTGTGAAGGGTGGCAGTGCAGATCTTGGCGAATGGCAATGGGTCAATGATTGTTTATTAGATGTGAAATTCTTTCTGGTTGAATTTTTAATTTCTCGATACCATCAAGAGACGGGAGAGGTCTCCCTGTCAACATCTTTGTTGCCGGCTTTGATAAGAACCATTTTTTGTTTTCCTCATCCATTTATGTCTCGTAATTTGGATAGCCCTGTTCAGACTCAGATGGCTGTGGCTTTTTTCACGAATCCACATGGCAGTGGGGATTATAACGGATCCAATAGGATGGAAGTGAAACCAACCGGAAGGAGACGTGTTTTTGTGCAGACCGAAACAGGTTGTGTGCTGGGTATGGAGTTAGACCGGAGCGACAACGCTCATACACTGAAGAGGAGGTTGCAAGTTGCCATAAATTTTCCCATTGAGGAGAGTTCCTTGACTTTTGGCGATAAGGTGCTGAAGAATGATCTCAGTGCCATTCGAAATGATTCCCCACTCCTGCTGACAAGGAATTTACTCCGAAGCTCTTCAACTCCATGTTTGTCACCCACTGGTGCTGACGTTCAACAAAGAGATCAGAGTGGGCCAATAGAGATATTGGGGCAATCAATGCGTTTTGTTGAGACAAAACAACTCATTAAGAAAATCATCAAGGCAATCAACAATGGAGTTGATCCGGTCCCTGTTCATAGTGGGCTTGGAGGAGCTTATTATTTCAGAAACAGCAGAGGTGAGAGTGTTGCCATTGTGAAGCCCACAGACGAGGAACCATTTGCACCTAACAATCCAAAAGGTTTTGTCGGCAAAGCTCTAGGTCAACCTGGCTTAAAGCGCTCTGTTAGGGTTGGGGAAACAGGGTTTAGAGAAGTGGCTGCTTATCTTCTCGATTACGATCATTTTGCTAATGTTCCACCCACGGCCCTGGTCAAGATAACTCACTCCATCTTCAATGTGAATGATGGTGTGAATGGAAACAGGCCTCAAAACAAGAATCTTGTCAGCAAGATTGCATCCTTCCAACAGTTCATTCCACATGATTATGATGCTAGTGACCATGGAACCTCAAGTTTCCCAGTTTCTGCTGTGCATCGCATTGGGATTTTAGACATCAGGATTCTCAACACAGATAGGCATGCAGGTAATCTTTTAGTGAGGAAGCTTGATGGTGATGGAAGATTTGGTCAAGTGGAATTGATCCCCATTGATCACGGCCTCAGTTTGCCTGAGAGTTTGGAAGATCCGTATTTTGAGTGGATTCATTGGCCTCAGGCATCAATCCCGTTCTCCGATGATGAACTTGAGTACATAAAAGATCTGGACCCTGTTCGTGACTCAGAGATGCTGCGGAACGAACTCCCTATGATTCGAGAAGCTTGTTTGCGGGTCTTATTCCTTTGTACAATTTTTCTCAAGGAAGCTGCTGCTTACGGGCTTTGTCTTGCTGAGATAGGAGAGATGATGAGTAGGGAGTTTCGCAGCAGTGAGGAGGAACCTAGTGAGCTTGAGGTTATATGCATTGAGGCTAGAAGACTTATTACCGAGGAGGTGTCATCTTCCAAAGATAAAACAGATTTTGACGAGTTTCAATTTGACATAGATTGTGAAGTGTCCACCCTGAAATTGGGTTCCGAAAACTTTGTGGCAGGAAACCCATTCCATTTTGGATCTGGTAGTTTTAATTTACGTACTCCACTTTCTAAGCTGGAAGAAAGTATCGAGGAGGAGGAAAATGAAGGAGAAGATGAGGAGCAGACTTTCATCAATGGTCCACACCTATCCAAGAATCCAAGTATTTCAAAGCTGTCCATGTCCTTGAAAAATATTAGCTTAGTCAATAAGAACCAGAAGTTCCAAAAATTCCCAGGATCAAAGCCTGATTACAGCTATTCTCTGAGTTCATCATCTTGCCACAGAAGTGCGGACGAGCAGCTTCCAGCAAGCGTGAATTTTGTGAAGCTAGCGGACATGACTGATGAAGAATGGGGACTGTTCTTGGAGAAATTCCAGGAGCTGATTCATCCTGCATTTGCCCAGAAGAAGTCTGTCACCCTTTATCAGCGTCAGAGACAGAGGCTCGGCACTTCTTGCCGGTTTTGAGAGCAAGATACAAGTTCCATATAGACGTTTTATTACAGTTTGAATGTGAGTTTAGGTAGGTTAAAGCAATGGTGTAAGTGTTCCTCCGAGGACGTCGCTGCGTGAAAGGAGAGGAGACTCTGGAGTTGGTCTTCCCCCCCTCCCCGTTTTTTGGAGTTCTAACTTTTCTTGATTTCGCTCATCGAAACTTTGTTAGATAAATAATTTGTAGAACTTAAATCTTTGAGAGGAAATCTATGTtgtaaatatcatatatatataaggtTTGAATGTGATCCTTGCATGTTTTTGCTCTTTGCGTATTATTTACCACTGTTTTTACCATCTTACAAACTGTTATgtattgtgtatatatacacacacacatatacgtatatgtgcgtattttttcaaagttttatTTTAAGGTCGATCGGTTGCATGCAGAATATATAAGTTTTGGCCTTGGTTAAAGTTATTGAGCTTTTAGACAAGGATGATAAAGCCACATACGACAAGGTATTGAATATGTGTCTTTTCATCTTATATATGTAAAATATATTGAGTGACAATACCATATGGAGGAGCCAAATGTATTTGCATAAGCCGCGGGTTGTCTCTTCATACATGAAATCCAATATTTTCAGCTTCGTGTCATTTCTTATCTCGATTATGAATAGGtttcttgtgaaacggtctcacgaatttttatctgtttacaataaaaaataatactcttagcataaaaattaatattttttcatggatgacccaataagagatttgtctcacaaaatatgacccgtgaaaccgtctcacacaagtttttgcccccGATTATAATGTCAATACCATAAGGGTACATCACATTTATTCTTAAATATGAATAAATCGAATAACTCGTTTGTAATAACATCACGATCATTATTAATTGATACGTGTGATATGTttctttaataataatatttctttGTTATGAACCacgatttttttattatgaaacATAATGAAGAGGTTAATAAATTTCAGTCTTGCTTTAATATTACTTTGAAATTCAATTATaaactcatgaaaatatttctaATTTGACATAgcgaaatttcaaaacaaaccaaaTTTGACATAGAAATCAGGTTACATTGCAAGAGCAAATTTTCTATAAGTTTCATtaatttatatgataaaaatgGTAAAATATGATGATTGTAATAGCATTTGACATGAAAAGtataacatataatttttttaggaGTCAaccaaatatttataatatacgggaaatcatttaaaagcagTTTCGTCAATTAATGAAGACAATATATGTCATAAAAT
The Primulina tabacum isolate GXHZ01 chromosome 9, ASM2559414v2, whole genome shotgun sequence DNA segment above includes these coding regions:
- the LOC142555298 gene encoding phosphatidylinositol 4-kinase gamma 5-like, which gives rise to MSRNLDSPVQTQMAVAFFTNPHGSGDYNGSNRMEVKPTGRRRVFVQTETGCVLGMELDRSDNAHTLKRRLQVAINFPIEESSLTFGDKVLKNDLSAIRNDSPLLLTRNLLRSSSTPCLSPTGADVQQRDQSGPIEILGQSMRFVETKQLIKKIIKAINNGVDPVPVHSGLGGAYYFRNSRGESVAIVKPTDEEPFAPNNPKGFVGKALGQPGLKRSVRVGETGFREVAAYLLDYDHFANVPPTALVKITHSIFNVNDGVNGNRPQNKNLVSKIASFQQFIPHDYDASDHGTSSFPVSAVHRIGILDIRILNTDRHAGNLLVRKLDGDGRFGQVELIPIDHGLSLPESLEDPYFEWIHWPQASIPFSDDELEYIKDLDPVRDSEMLRNELPMIREACLRVLFLCTIFLKEAAAYGLCLAEIGEMMSREFRSSEEEPSELEVICIEARRLITEEVSSSKDKTDFDEFQFDIDCEVSTLKLGSENFVAGNPFHFGSGSFNLRTPLSKLEESIEEEENEGEDEEQTFINGPHLSKNPSISKLSMSLKNISLVNKNQKFQKFPGSKPDYSYSLSSSSCHRSADEQLPASVNFVKLADMTDEEWGLFLEKFQELIHPAFAQKKSVTLYQRQRQRLGTSCRF